One Candidatus Limnocylindrales bacterium genomic window, GCGGCAGCGCCTCGTGGCGATCCCGGCCTCGCCCGTCGCTACGTCACCGGGCCCAGCTCGCGGTAGGCGCCGCGGAAGTACAGCAGCGGCATCGTATCGGGAGCCGTGACCTCGCCGCCAACAACCTCACCGACGAAGATGACGTGGTCGCCGCCATCGAGGTCGTCGTACAGCTTGCACTCGAAGTGCGCGATGGTCCCGTCGATGACGGGCGCTCCGTGATCGCCCAGACGATAGGGAACGCCGCGAAGGCAGTCGTCAGGCGGAGCCGATTTGGCGAACAGGTTCGAGATGTCCTTCTGCCCTGCCGCAAGCATGTTGACGGCGAAGCTCTGGCAGATTCGCAGCTCGGAGAGCGCGTGCGCCTTCTTGTCGACGCACACCAGCAGCAGGAGAGGCTCGAGCGAGAGCCCGGTGACCGAGTTGGCGGTGAAGCCGTGCAGGCGGCCGTCGTTGCATGTGGTCACCACCGTAACGCCCGTGGCGAAGTTGCCCATGATCTTTCGGTAGGCGGCGGCGTCGATGGTCACGGGACGACCTCCAGGCTCAGGCTGCGATGCTGGCGCGGTGGATTGTGCCGGGGCGCTCGTTCAACGGAAGTCGTGCTTCTTCTCGATTGATGAAGGCTGGTGCGAAAGGGGGGACTTGAACCCCCACGGCCTTTCGGCCACAGGAACCTGAATCCTGCGCGTCTGCCAGTTCCGCCACTTTCGCGTGAGGAGCGCGGAATATAGCGCAACAAGCTGTGCCCGCAAGCGTTTTGGTACGTGACGGGCTTAGCAATGCGGTGCGCGGGTGCGTACAATCGCGCCACCGTCATGGCACGCCGGCCGCGCGAGATCGTTCACGAGGAGCCCCGCTCCACGCCAGCATGGACCGCCGTCGTCCTGCTCGCATCGCTGATCGGAGTCTTTGCCGTGTTCGCCGTGTTCCTCGCCAACAACCACGCCTGGACCGACGCGCTGGTTCGGCGTCTGCCGGTGCCAGGGGTGGAGGCTTCGCTCGGGTCGGACCCGGTGCTGGCCGCGCAGATGCGAGTCGTCGATCCCCAAGCCAAGGTGCTGACGCTGGCCGATCGTTCGACCGCGGTCGTGGTCGAGGCCACCGTGATCAATGATTCGCTGATTCCGGTGCGCGGCGTGCGGCTGGCGGCCGAGGCGATCCACGAAGGGCGCAGCGTCGCACAGGCCGCCGCAAGCTGCGGAAAGAACGTGTCGGAGCGGCTGCTCAAGCGCCTGCCGCGCGACGAGGTGCGCACGCTGATGGATCTGGCTCCGTCCCAGGAGCTGGTGCTGGCGTCCGGCGAGCACGCGCGCTGCCAGGTGGCCATCTCCTCGATTCGCGGGGAAGTCGACGAAGTCAGCTACCGGGTGGCTTCGGTGGAACCGACCGACGATCACCTTCCTGCGAATTATCGTCCCGCGGAGTGACGTCGATCTCGTCGGGCTTGACGCCCTTGCGGAAGTTCTTGATTCCGCGCCCCAGCCCCTCGCCCAGCTCGGGCAGCCGCCCCGCCCCAAAGATGATCAGGACGATGACAAGGATGATGAGGAGCTCGCTGAAGCCGAGGCCGAACATGGTGGGCGGACTATAGGCGAAGCGGCGGCCGGCGGCCACCGCTGAAGCTCCGTTGCGGCGGGACGGCGGCCGGGCGTACCTCGGGGCACGTCGTGCGGCGGCGATCCTCACCTGCCCTGCGCCGGCAGCCCGAAGGCCCGCTCACGACCCGCTCCAGCCCTGGGCACGGATCGCGGACGGCCCGGATCGGAAGGTGATCCCGTCGGCGTCGCTTCGGCAGTGGCGTGTTGCGAAGAGCCGGAGCGACTATGGCCGCGCCTGCTGCACCGACCAGGTCAGCACGGGGAACCGGGCTGCGCGCGTCTCGTCCAGGCGCGAAAGCACCGTCTCGTGTGGCGCCTCGCGTACCTTTGCCGGCTCGGTCTCGGCTTCGCCGGCAATGCATTCCATCGCCTCGATGAAGTCGTCGAGCGTCTCGAGGCTTTCGGTTTCGGTCGGCTCGATCATCAGCGCACCGGCAACGACCAGCGGGAAGTAGATGGTCGGCGCGTGAAAGCCGTAGTCGAGCAGGCGCTTGGCCACGTCCAGGGTTTTTACGCCCAGACGTGCCTGGATCCTGTCGGTCAGCACCACCTCGTGCATGCACGGGCGGTCGTAGGCCAGATGATAGCGGCCACGCAGTCGCGCCTTGACGTAGTTCGCCGCCAGCACGGCCGTGCGCGTCGCTTCCGTCAGGCCGTCGCCGCCGTTGGCCAGCATGTACGACCACGCGCGCACAAGGATGCCGAAGTTGCCGTAGAAGCTTCGCACCTTGCCGATCGATTGCGGCCGGTTCCATTCCCACGCCAGCCTGCCGTCGCGTTCGATCACGCGCGGGCGCGGCAGGAACGGCTCGAGATCGGCGCGCACGGCCACCGGGCCGGAGCCGGGGCCGCCCCCGCCGTGAGGCGTCG contains:
- a CDS encoding flavin reductase family protein, with product MTIDAAAYRKIMGNFATGVTVVTTCNDGRLHGFTANSVTGLSLEPLLLLVCVDKKAHALSELRICQSFAVNMLAAGQKDISNLFAKSAPPDDCLRGVPYRLGDHGAPVIDGTIAHFECKLYDDLDGGDHVIFVGEVVGGEVTAPDTMPLLYFRGAYRELGPVT
- a CDS encoding twin-arginine translocase TatA/TatE family subunit; protein product: MAAGRRFAYSPPTMFGLGFSELLIILVIVLIIFGAGRLPELGEGLGRGIKNFRKGVKPDEIDVTPRDDNSQEGDRRSVPPKPPGS